The DNA window CTCAATTCATTCTCAATTCATTCTCAATTCGCATCTTTGTCTTGAGAACTCCACGATATAATTCTTCTACAAGTCCACTCCGACTTTATTGTCCATAACAGCAAGTCTTTCGCGGTtcgctgcccctccatgcCCGCTAAAGAGGTACAGCGAGTTCTAGTGCCCCTCGTCGCGTGGAGACGCGACCGAGACTAAGCCTAGGGACCTAAGCTAAACAATGACAGTCCATCTCATCGAGCCTTGTAGCGTCAGAAGCATTTTGTCCGTTTACAGACCTTCCATGCTCTGGACCAGCTGATTATCTACCTCTAATCTGTTCCTCCAAGGtccattgcagcagcatgtctCAACAGGGCGCCGCTCCCCGCAATCTCAGCTTGACAGAGgagctcgagaagctggagcagtCCATCACTCTGACTCTGCAAGGTACGGAatttctgtttcttctgaCCATGCAAAGGAGCTAACCATGCCCCAGAGATTGACCACAACTTCAGCAAAGCGCATCGCATCGTCACAACGGGCATCTTGCCGGTGGTGGAACGCTATGGAGAGCACTCGCGAGCTGTCTGGGAGGCATCCAAGGTATGGCAGCAACCCAAATCAGCTCTAATGCATAACAGCCAGCTAATTGAACCTTTGCTTCGTCAGTTTTGGAAACAATTCTTCGAATCCTCGGCGAATGTATCCCTATCTGGCTATGAAGACCATGCTCGCGACAACGAACACGACGTCAGTGCCGCGGAGAGCAGCGCCATGAGGGAAGACTTCACGATCGATGTGACTGCCGACCAAGACGAGGAGGCAGCGAAAGCGAATGCGTCAGAGCATCACTCAACACTCCACGGCGACGAAACGATGCTGGACGACGCCGAGCTAGCAGGAAGCACGCCCCGGCCTCCGTCGACAAAGCCCATCAAGGCCGAAGCCATGGCCGAAGAAGCGTCTCAGCTCGAGTCCACGTACGAAGCCATGAGGCGAGAAATGCAACAAGAGGAGGACGTCGAGATGGCCGACAAGGAACAGGAGTCAGAAATGGACGAAGACTCATCCATTGTGTTTGCCCAACATACAGCGCGGCTACCAGATATCTCAAGGACGCCAAGGGGGGCAACACCAAAGGCACTACCCAACATATTCAACAAGGACGGATCAGTCCAACGACACGGCCAAAAAGATCCCCTACTTCACCGTGTCCTTGACAAGTCATATCGCCTTCAGGCCACCCCTCACAAGTCAGCCATTCGCATCTCGCCGTTGAAGGGCAAGCAAccagagctgcagccgcaGAGGAGCGCATGGCAAGACTCCCCCCTGTCGTCTCCCGAAATTGCCATCCCGCAGCTGAGAAGCGAGGCCTTCATGTCCCCATATAAAACCAACGCGCGGCAGCGGCTGGTGGCGGCAACCCAGGCCCCGAGAACGCCTGGCGTCAGCGTGCAGACGCCAGCCACTGCGAAGAAGACGCGGGACGTGTTTGCGGCAGAGGGTGGCAGCGTCGCCGCCGGTTCTAAGAGAAAGGCGGATGAGATTAATTGGGAgagcgatgacgatgatcATCTCGGGATGAGCCCGCCCAAGACAATTCAGTTTGCTCTGCCGCCGTCGAAATTGCTTCAGACGCCCGCACGAGAAGCTAGCAAGAGGATCGTTGACGATATCCTACTTGATGCTGGGGCGGGAGCAGACTCGTCCGAATATAGTCCATCCATGGTCAAGATGAACGAAGACATTCTCAACGATAGTTTCTAGGCGACCAAGAATAGAATGAAGAGATTGTTGACCCAGCAGGCCCAGCAAAACATGGCAGTTCTTGTGACGGTAGATCTAACTTACAGCTAATAGGTACTCACCCCATTTCGTCCAACTTGGCGTGTTCCAAATCATCATTTGAGTTCATGGAGTTGTATTTTCCACAAAATCTATTACCCTTTTAGCCATATTACTCGGCTTCTTCCACTAGAGATCGTCGGCTGTGCGTCAAGGTAACGCATGGGATGTCTCACCAATATCCGACCCTCACCCAAGAGACAACATCGGAATATTACCAATGTACCGGTACTCTGCATAAAAAAATTGGCAAAAGTCACAATGTCCCGCAGCCCAAGGAAAACGGTCCAAAGCTCTCAGCTATGAACAGACTAAAATGTTCAAGCCTGAAGTTTCCGATAGCCAGCATCCGCactaaaagaaaaggatgagaagaggggtcctttttttctaaatGCAAGGGAGGGCAGCCTGACATATCGGTTTCCTCTTTCAGCTGGGCAGTGTCTAATTACCTCCTCGACAAATGATGTAGGACTGAATCGCGAGCCCGGCGTTTTATGGTGTTGCGAGCGTCAGGTGTGTGTGGTGACATTTGGCTGggggcagccatggccatggtAAGCCGCTGTCTCATCCAACGCCCCTATATTACtcacttcttctcctctAAAAATATTTAGTCTTGcttgtctctttttgtctttatcttgcgctcttctcttgtctGATTCTGTTCTTCGTCTTcactcatcttctcttctcttgcttttTGGGGTTGCccatccttttccttcttataTCATCGTTCTCTGTAAATGGACTCCTACCATGGCGGCAGCTACGAGGGACACCAGCAATCAGCCTTCGATGAACCGTATTGTAGCTGAACACGTTCATCAAAGAGCAATGTCAACCATTTTTCTCAACGAACAACTCATGAAAGGACCACCCCGCTTCCGGGAGGCTGACCTGAAGGATCCACGCCTCCGCCACTGCGCCTTTGATCCAGAGACTGTCGTTTTCGAGTCTCGAATTGGGGGTGGAAAAGATGGATACGTCTGGAGGGTAAACTTTGGCGGCGAGGGACCATTCGTCCTGAAGGTTGTGAGTAGCGACTCTGTTTGAACGATTGTTTTATTCGCTCACTAATTGCGGCGATGCTACCCTGACTAGTTTTGGGATCAAGTACCTCCCATCAAGGCCGGGGACTATTATTCGATGCAGAGAGAATGCCAGAATGCTGCCGTTCTtcagatgatggaggcagCCGTGGCAACAAAGCCAGTTCTTGTAAACGCTCGCCCCGAGACAAGACAGGCCGCCATGGAGAATTATCTATCATTTACCGAAGAGAACTGCTCCCCGCGATATACTAGGGATCTTCCCGAGACAGCTGCACGCCCGAGGACCAGGCTTATCTCATCATTACCACGCATGACCAAATGCTATGGCTGGCTGAAGCTGCCCAACGAGGTGTGGATTGATCTGCCACCCCATCTGCAGGCCGAAAACGACGACCCCAGGAAGATTAGGACGCTTTTTGAAAATCACATGGGCTGCGTTGCCGTCATCTATGAGCTTGTCGAAGAAGGTGAAAACGAGATGGAGACTGTGGAAGATGTTGACACTTTTCTATGGCACGCTGGTTTTGCCTATGCGGTCGACCCGCATCCGAAGAACTGGAAAAGCGGCGTCTTGGTCGATCACTCCGAAATTGTTCATATCCGCGGGTATAACTGGAACATGGGAGATTACGTCGGAAGAACAGCGGAGCAGATCCTAGAGGGCGAAGGGAATAAGGCATAAAAGGTTTGATCAGGCGCAGAGAGCATCTACTGAATCCCTTTCGATCTACAGTGAGTATTATTGCATGGATGAACGGCACGGCATAAATTGTATGGGCAATGAGGGGTCTGATGGGTTATATGGCAACTGGATTAGACGGCAATCATTTAGGCTACGACACTGGCAGTTCAACAGGCTGCCAACACGTTGAGCTCTGACAGAAATGGCGATATGGAGGAAATAGAAATTTGATCTACACGTTTACCCATCTGCCGAGTATAGAATGACCATGTTCCCTATCATTCTAGAGTATGTACGAGGGCCATCGTCTCTACCCTTCTGCCCAATACGGCCGACTCCCTCGCCCATCTATCCACGCCCCCTTTCCGTTCAGCTCTGCGCAGTTCCCTATGCGGCTGAGTCCAGAAGCTGAATTCAGAAGCTGAATCCAGGATTACCGGGACTCATCACATCCGAAAGCACTACGACTATTGCCAGACGAATGACAACAGACTAAATGGAATAGGGAACCACTCAGAGCCCAAGACACGGCACAGTAGCGCTCCGAGACGACGCAAGGgaggcttctccagcttttttttccgtttttTTTCGCACCACATGAGCCATTGGACACAACAAAACGTGAAAAAAGCGGTTGGGCGCCAAGGTTGTTCGGTATCGCTGGTGCGGAGCAACTCCATGTAAACCCCTGCCAATCGGTTTTTTGTGTGGGAGTGGGCATGTCACCATGACCAGTTTTAAATACTATTCATCCCTTGAGGTGAAAGCCACGATGCTATTGGACGCCATGAAAAAAAGTTTCTGCCTGTCTCGTGCTttgggagaaggaaaaggaaggaagggaaaggaaaattAGGCGCCGCTAAATGCTGCAGGGAGAAGCTGAAGTGAATAGAGGCAGACGGTTGTAGAGGTATCAGTGCGTTGGGTAgtagaaagagagagagagatgaatgAAAACTCAGTTAATATATCTATATACACGATACCAAACATGAAACCAACACAAGCAAAAAATCAAGACTGagaggctttttttttcttttctttttttcctgtttctccctctttttttctctctctctctttttgctttttcttttaccgCTCTTTAATGCAAGACATCTCTCCCTGCCGCCTTAATCCAAGCCACGAGAACAGGACAAGGCTCAGACAACTagtatcttttttttttgtccccCACAGGCGGAAAAGTCTCAGACCAATAAATTCTAGGCGCTCGGATATGATATCCTTACGCACAATTTTGCTGCCGCATTTGGAACTAGCTGGGGAAAGATTGTCGGATGTTGTTTGGAGGCGTAGGGTCGGGAGCTGGTGGGCGATATCCGATGGTTTGAGAGAACAAGATTTTTGCTGGGATTGGGTGGTGATGGGGATGGCATTTGTGATTTCTGGTGGGTTTGTGTGGAATGGCAAAATCTATGCTGGCGACTTACACTTGTTGAGTGTATGATGTTTGTCGTTGTTGATATAGCTGTTTAAGAGATGCTGTATCTTGTGATGGGAAGTTACAAATGGTGGCATATGCTAGTTGCCATCACTCTCTGCCGGGTATGATGCTATAGAATGGCAGTCGACTCtccaaaaaaggaaacaaaaaaaaaaagtgttacatgtatacatgtataatGAAATACGACTGGTCTGCTATTGTGTGGAGAGCTGCGGAATTCCTTGAAGGCGTCTTGTTTTGTTCGCTTCAAGAGACAAGTTTGTCATTTACTTCAACAGTAAGGTCATGGCAGATCAAGCAGAGTTTTAATAATCACTTCATGCCAAGAGGCTATTAATAGGGGCATATCTACGTCGGATTATAACTCGACTTGCCTCTCTGTGCTTTGAGATGCAGTGGTGCTGAGCATTGGACAAAGTATGACTGATGGGGCATCAACATCAGCTTGATTGGAAGCCTATTTGCCTGTAGTCCTTGCGGTGTCGCCATTCTCTGTCTCGTACGTATTCACTGCAAGTATATCGGCTTTAGAAAGTAATTCTTGTTGGCTCTCTTGCACAACATGCACCAAGAGCTCCAGTAACTTATGCCTGCAGAGTGAATATCACGGGTCCAAGGGTCGCAGACAGCTGAGCCGTATCCCGATACGCAGTCTCTACGTCACAGAACGAAGGAGGCGTATCATGGGGATAAAACAGCTTGGTTCTCATCTATGATACGGGCGTACTCCCGGTCCATATCTAGACAAAGATATGCACTCACTACCTAGATTACATGGTGTTATTGAGAATTCTTTTCTCATATTTTTCGGTCACAACGTCATCAGTTAGTTACCCTTGATAGTACAAGTTGAAAGCTCATGTACAGGTACTCTATATGCGGAAATACAGCTTCAGAGGCTCTGGGTAAACAATTTTGGAAAGAAAACATCTTACCTCGGCATCTCATATTACCAAGGTACACAATACTGCGTAATTCTAGGGGGCCCCTACTTCAAGGAAGCGTCAAGTACAAGAGTTGAATGCTGATGAATCGATATTAGTTGAGCAGCAAAATGAAAAGTTACTCATTAGAGTCAGTAGAGAAATATAATTCAATTAAGAAAACTGTTTAGTACGCCCGTAACTCATCACTAACATTCGCCCAGTCCCATTATTGTTCATCATGCTATGCTCTTTCAACGCTCTTTGTATACCTTGACCCCAATTTTCCCAAGATCAAATAAtaaaggaaagaaaacaaaaaaatccAAAAGCAATCGAGTAATTGTATGTGTCCGCGTAATGTATATCTTATAGTCATCGGAGACCACCGCGAGGCACCATGCTCTCGTTGATATTGGGCATTCTTGGTTCTTTGCGGGCTGAGGAGGAGCTttttgatggcgatgaagccttggcctttgctcCTAGTAGAGCTCGCTTCTCAGTGGCGACAGACGACAGCGAAGCAGTTTCGCTGCTGTCGTCTGCTCGAAGGTACGCCTCATCGCGGCGCTGTCCGTGGAGAATGCCGTTGAGCATCTGGCCGAGGCCGCGACGCTCAAGGCTTTGAGAGCGAGAGCcggagggagaagaggaggaggaagaagtggGTTTCTCGGCCTTTTTGCCCAGAGAGGGTCCGGGACGTTGAGCCTTGCCGATGGAGAGGCCGCCGTTGTGTCCAAGGAGAGACATGTTGGTGTTGTCTGAAGAGTTGCCGGAGTTGCTGTTCATGATGGTTGGTTTGGTGTTTTTAGTTGATGGAAGGGAGGTAATGAGCATACAGTTGAGAATCAATTGTGATTGATTGCTTGGGTTGCTGATGGCAAGTTGTGTCAAGGCTGCcaggaagctgctgctttaTAGAAGCGGTGATtgtagtggtggtggtatTAGTTGTTGCTCCTATTGTTTTGATGTGATTGATGTGATTGGGTTGATTGATGTGATTGAGCTGATTGATGTCTGCCTGAGATGGACCTCAACAACCAGGCATCAGCGAATCTATATATACTCGGAATCCAGGGGCAGAAATCTCCAACGTCTCTGCTCCTTGCCAATGCCACGCCC is part of the Trichoderma atroviride chromosome 1, complete sequence genome and encodes:
- a CDS encoding uncharacterized protein (EggNog:ENOG41) translates to MAAATRDTSNQPSMNRIVAEHVHQRAMSTIFLNEQLMKGPPRFREADLKDPRLRHCAFDPETVVFESRIGGGKDGYVWRVNFGGEGPFVLKVFWDQVPPIKAGDYYSMQRECQNAAVLQMMEAAVATKPVLVNARPETRQAAMENYLSFTEENCSPRYTRDLPETAARPRTRLISSLPRMTKCYGWLKLPNEVWIDLPPHLQAENDDPRKIRTLFENHMGCVAVIYELVEEGENEMETVEDVDTFLWHAGFAYAVDPHPKNWKSGVLVDHSEIVHIRGYNWNMGDYVGRTAEQILEGEGNKA
- a CDS encoding uncharacterized protein (EggNog:ENOG41), which translates into the protein MLITSLPSTKNTKPTIMNSNSGNSSDNTNMSLLGHNGGLSIGKAQRPGPSLGKKAEKPTSSSSSSPSGSRSQSLERRGLGQMLNGILHGQRRDEAYLRADDSSETASLSSVATEKRALLGAKAKASSPSKSSSSARKEPRMPNINESMVPRGGLR